CCTCGACCTCGTATTCGTCGCCTAGGTACCCCGAAATCGTGCGAGCCTTTGCCGGAGACTCAACGATCACCAGTTTGCGTCCTGCGGACATTCACCACTCCCGTCACGGTTCTGTGCCCCATGAGCCTACGACGTTTTCATGGGGCGCGACGACACACCAGACTACAGACGCTACCAACATTCTCAATTTCATAGGTTGCCCACAGGTTTTGCCAAGGCAATTACTCAGTGATTCATGGAGTATTGACATATGGGATCAACCAACACGAAAACGCAGGCCGCCGCGGGGCAACTTGTCAGGTCAGATGGTAGCGCGGTGCGCGTCCTTGTCGTCGATGACGAACCTAACCTCGCCGAACTCCTCAGTGCCGCGCTGCGGTACGAAGGCTGGGATGTCGCCGTCGCGCTTACGGGCAACGACGCCCTCAAGGGCGCACGCGAATCGCGTCCCGATGTCGTTGTCCTGGACGTCATGCTGCCGGACATGGACGGCCTGACCGTTTTGCGCAAGCTGCGCGAGATCGATTCCAATATGCCCGTGCTCTTCCTCACCGCGCGCGATTCCGTCGAGGACCGCATCGCCGGCCTGACCGCCGGAGGCGACGACTACGTCACCAAACCATTCAGTCTCGAAGAGGTCACCGCCCGCATCCGCGGCCTGCTGCGCCGCTCCGGCCTGGAGACCGCTCAGCCCGAATCACGGATCGTCGTCGGCGACCTCATTTTGAACGAGGACAGCCATGAAGTGTCGCGCGCGGGCGAAGAGGTGCGGCTCACCGCCACCGAGTTTGAATTGCTGCGCTACCTGATGCGCAACGAGAAGCGAGTTGTTTCGAAGGCGCAAATTCTGGACCGGGTCTGGAACTACGACTTCGGCGGGCACGCCAATATCGTCGAGCTGTACATCTCCTACCTGCGCCGCAAGATCGATGCGGGCCGCTCCCCCATGATCCACACGATCCGCGGCGTCGGCTACATTCTCAAGCCCGCGGCCGACGCTCCCACCGGACAGTAAGGTGGGCTCCTTGGCTCGCCTGCGCACCGGCCGCGCCAGGGTGTACGGGGCGCGCGCGCCCCTGCGCACGCAAATCGTCACGCTGGTTGTCGCCCTGCTCGCCGTATTGAGCGCGATTACGACCACCGTGTCGTATTTCTCGTTGCAGTCGACGCTGTACAAGCAGCTCGATACGCAACTGGACATGGTGGCGGGGCGCGCCGCGGGGGTGCGGGGGCCTCGTCCCCCTGATAGCTCCGCCGACTCCCAAACTATGGGCGGACAGGATGGCGCGGGCGCGCCCCAGGACGCGGGCGCGCAAACGGGATCGAGTCCCTCATCGAATACGACGGCCGACGCGAACTCATCCCAGGATGCGACGGTTCCAAGTCCCGGTGACCAGATTCCCAATGCCGTCATCGGCGGCACAATCGTTGTGCGCGTAACCAACGGCGTGGTCAATGACGCCGGATACTTCAACCCGGAGTCGGGCGCATACACCACACTGACCGACAAGCAAATCGCGGCCCTGCAAAAGGTCAGGAGCGACGCATCGGCGCGCTCCGTCAGCGTTCCCGAGCTAGGCACCATGCGCGTTATAGCCCGCACCGATCACGCCGATTCCGTGGTCATCACAGCGATGCCGATGACCCAAATGACAACCACCCTGCGCGATTACCTGGTCGTTTCCGTCGGAGCGAGCACGCTACTTGTGATAGTGGCCGGATTCTTGGGGGCCATCCTGGTGCGCAGGTCGCTGCGCCCCCTAGACCGGATGGCAACGGCCGCGCAGGCGGTATCGAAGATGGAGTTGTCCCGCGGCGAAGTCGATGTGATTCCGCGCGTCCCGGTCCACACCGATGGCGCAACGGAAGTCGATCACGTGGGCACGGCTTTGAACACGATGCTCAGCCACGTCGAAACATCGCTCGCGGCCCGCCACGAATCCGAAATGCAGGTGCGCCAATTCGTTGCCGATGCGAGTCACGAGTTGCGCACCCCGCTCGCCTCCATTCGCGGTTACGCGGAGCTCATCGAACGGTCTCACCAGGAGCTTTCGGCGGAAACGCACCGCTCCATTGACCGTATCCACTCCGAGGCGATACGCATGGGCGGACTGGTCGAGGACATGTTGCTGCTCGCGCGGTTGGACGCCGGGCGGGGGCTGGCGCACGAGCAAGTAGATCTCTCCGCGCTAGCGATCGATGCGATCACGGACGCGCATGCGGCGGGGCGCGACCACGATTGGGTGCTCGATCTTCCTGATGATTCCGCCGTTGAAATACCCGGGGACGAGGCCCGCCTGCGCCAAGTGTTCGCCAATCTCCTGGCGAATGCGCGCGTGCACACTCCGGCGGGGACGCGGGTGACGCTGTCGGTGGCGGCAACCTCCACCGGCGCAACCATTGATGTCTGCGATAACGGTCCGGGCATTTCACCAGAGCTGCTGCCCCGGATTTTCCAGCGCTTCACGCGCGCCGACAGTGCGCGCAGTCGGTCCGGGGGGTCGACCGGCCTGGGCCTCGCGATAGTGGCCGCGATAGTCAAGTCTCACGGCGGCAAGGTCGACGTATCGTCTGGTGACGGTAAGACTTCGTTCAACGTCTGGCTGCCCGGGGCAAGCGCGTAGGTCATCCGGCGGGGGCTGTGGCCGCCCGCCGATCGAGTAGCGCGCACCCTTGCCACCCGCCGATCGAGTAACGCGCACCCTTGCCACCCGCCGATCGAGTAACGCGCACCCTTGCCACCCGCCGATCGAGTAACGCGCACCCTTGCCACCCGCCGATCGAGTAACGCGCACCCTTGCCACCCGCCGATCGAGTAACGCGCACCCTTGCCACCCGCCGATCGAGTAACGCGCACCCTTGCCACCCGCCGATCGAGTAACGCGCACCCTTGCCACCCGCCGATCGAGTAACGCGCACCCTTGCCACCCGCCGATCGAGTAACGCGCACCCTTGCCACCCGCCGATCGAGTAACGCGCACCCTTGCCACCCGCCGATCGAGTAACGCGCACCCTTGCCACCCGCCGATCGAGTAACGCGCACCCTTGCCACCCGCCGATCGAGTAACGCGCACCCTTGCCACCCGCCGATCGAGTAACGCGCACCCTTGCCACCCGCCGATCGAGTAACGCGCACCCTTGCCACCCGCCGATCGAGTAACGCGCAAAGCGCGCGTATCGAGATCACCCCCTGCACCACACCAACCGATCTCGATACACGCCTCGGCGCACTCGATCAACGAACGCCAGCACTCGATCGGTACACACCGCCCCCACAAAAACAGGTGCCGGGCCCCCGAAAACGGTTGCCCGACACCTGCCTGCGCGGCCACACCACCTAGCCGCGCGGACCCCCACTCATTCCAGACGGCATGCCACCACTCATGCCGCCGGGCATTGCGCCGCCCGAGCCGGAGCCGCTTCCGGAGGACGAACCACCCGAAAGGTCTGACAGGGACGACGAAGACTCGTCGTCGTCACTTGTCATTGCCTTCGTCAGGTCCGCCAGGACGATGGTCTCGCCGACCTCAAGGCCGTCCGTGACCTCGGTGAGTTCTGGCCCTACGGCACCAACGGTGACCGTCCGGACGCTCGCCTCGCCATTCGTCACGACCTGAACGCTTGCAGTCGTGCCGTCGCGCGTGATCGCCGAGCTCGGAACGGAAATGACGTCAGCCTTTTGCGCAATGTTGACGGTGAGCGCCGCGGAGGCGCCCTCGTTGAGTCCAGTGGAAGTACTGTCCACCGCGAAGACCACGGAGTACTGTGGCGTTCCGCCGGACGACACATTGGTTATCCCGACGCTCGACACGGTTCCGCTGATCTCGCCGACCCCCGAGGTAGTTCCGGTGAACGTCTGCCCGACCGCCAAGAGCTTCGCGTTAGCAAGCGACACAGTGGCCTCGACCAAGTAGCCATCCGGTCCCAGGATGGTTACGGCCTTGGATGTGTCGCCCGCCGTCACGGAGTCGTCAACAGCCATGCTGATGTCCGCCACGGTCCCACTGATTGGCGCGGTGAGGGTACCGCTCTTTGCCGCCTGCTTCGCGGCGGCAAGTTGAGTGCGGGCCACGGTGATCTGGGCCCTGTCCGCCAGGATCGTTGCCGCGGTGACCGTTGAAGACGTCGACCCCGCCGAGCCTCCGGTTCCCGCCGACGAGGAGGAGCCGCTCATATCGCCCGATCCAGAAGTGCCACCTTGGGTTGCACCGGAGCCGCTCTGGTCCGAGGGCGCCGAGCCTCCGGTCCCCGATTGGCTGCCCGTGCCTGCCGCGCTCTGGTCCGGCATCCCGCCGTTTGCCGTAGAACCACCCGCTTGCGTGCCCGACTGCCCGTTGGAACCAGATTGCCCCTTCGAACCAGCACCACCCGCCGACCCGGACTCGTCCTTCGACCCGGATCCGCTCGATGACCCGGAACTGCCGGAACCACCCGAGGAACCGGAATTGCTACCCGATCCGCTCGAAGACCCGTCCCCGCTGTTGGATGAGCTTTGCTCACTGGCCACCTTCTTGGCGGCGGCGGCGAGCGCGGTGGCCGCATCGTCAAGCGCGGTGACCTTGTTATCGAGGGTCTTTGCCAGCGATTGCAACGTGCTTTGCGCTTCCTGCACGGAAGCCAGGCTGCCCTGCGCCTTCTGTATCGCTTCCTGACAGGTTGCAAGGTATGTGGCGGCGTCCTCGTCGGACGGATCCGTGACGGCAAGGAACGCCGCGCAGGCGCCGGCCGACCCGACGACATCGGAGAGATCGTCGTCCGAGTCTGAGATATCGCCGGAGATGGAATCGTATGCGTCGACCAGGTCCTTTTGCGCCGCCGCCACGGCCGCACTGGCGGTATCGTATGCGGCTTGTGCTGCCTTCAGCTCCGTTTCGGCACTGGTGGACGTATCGGCGACGGTTTGCGCGCTGGCGCTGCTCGCCGCCACGGAACTCGACGTAATGTACACGGCGGATGCCGCGGTAGCGGTGCCCGTACCGGCGGACTTCGATTCCTGCGCGGTGTACGACGCGTTGGTGATGGTTGCGGACGTCGACGAACTGGCATTCGAGGCGGACGTGGTCGACGACGTGCTCGACGTCCCCGATTGCGTCTCCAAATCGGTCGCTAGCTGTGTCTTTGCATCGGATAACGTCTCGCGCGCGTCCTTGATCGTGTCCGCCAATTCGTCCGCATCGAGCTTGGCAAGCGTGTCGCCCGCCTCGACTTCCTGCCCGACGCTCACCTTGATCGAGGCAACGGTTCCATCTGCCGCGAAGGCGGCATCTTTGCGGTTGACCGAGGCCACGGTCCCCGTCACGGCGAGCGTCTGGTTCACGGTGCCCTTCGTGACGGCGGCGGTGCGATACTTCGCCGCGGGCTCGCGGTTCAACGCGTATGCGGTCGTTCCGCCAACTAGCACTGCCGCGACGGCCAGCCCTGCGACGGCGGTCTTGAGCTTGCCGCGTTTACGCCTCGCCATCATTGTTCGCTCCCCTGATCGTCGCTTTGCCCGCTCGAGCCCTGCCCGCGCCCGCCGCCAAATCCACCTGAATTGCAGCCGTCATCACCCTTCTTACTCACCGCGATTGTGGTGGCCGTGACGGTTCCGGTCGAGTCCGATTCGCCCTGGGCGACCATGCAGCTTCCCTTGACAACGTCATCGGCGGTCCCACTAACGTTCTTCGTGATCGTGGTCGAACTCGTGATTGTGAACGAGCGCTCCGTCTCTTGTGAACTTGTCACCCCGGTGCCGCCCGCTGTTCCTTGCCCGGCTGCATCCGACGAATCGGTGGAGTCCGTGGACGCGGTGGCATCGTTGCCGGCAGGCATCGAAGGCATGGTGCTCTTGACCGTGATGGTGTCACCGTCTACTGCTGTTACTTCACCAAAAGCGGCGGAGCCCATCTGGCCGTTTGCTCCGCCCGGACCCGACTGGCCCGAGCCAGTCGCGTCCGATCCGGACGAATCGGCCGGGGGTTGCCCGCCTTGGCCGGTTCCCGATTGGTCCTGCGCCGCTTGACCGGAATCTTGGCCGTCGCTCTGCCCGGGCGGCGCGCCACTCGGCGCGCCGCCCGGTCCCCCGCCGCCCATCATGCCGCCGCCCATCTGGCATTCTCCGTCACTCGCCGCGGAGACTTGGACCGTGGTTGCGGTGAATGTCGAGTTCGCGTCGCTGGTGTCGGCGCCCGCGTCGCTATCCGTTGCGTCCGCCCTCGCAACCACACAGGAGCCGACCGTGATGTCCGCGGCCTTACCCGTCTTCTCGACGGTGAAGGTCGTCCCGTCGTTCCATTGCACGGCCGTCTGGGAGGACGATCCCTGGACTTGTGCGATGGTCCCTGACACCAGCGCGATCTCACCGGACACGCGATCACCAGTATCTTCTTGGGCTGCGCCCGCGGAGGACTGCGCCGCGGCGGAGGGCGCCGCCGTCGTGCTCGAACTTGCGGAGGACGAGCAGCCCGCCAGCACCACCCCGGCGACGGCCGCCAGGCCGAGAATGCCGGTGATGCGCGGCGAGATGAGGATGGATGATTTCATTGCTTTTCCTTTGCGGATCGAAGAATTGCGGTGCGCGGGCCTGCAGCGCATCCGAGGTGGTCGAGAGGGAGGTTCGACAGGTGCGGTACTATTCCGCCCTCAGCGCGTCGATTGGCGCTAGGCGGGCGGCCCGCACCGCGGGGTACACGCCGAAGATGACACCGATGGCGACTGCGATCCCGATCGATCCCACGACCGCCACCGGCGATATCACGACCGATGACCCGAGCAGTGCCGGCAATACCTTGGCCGCCGCGATTCCCAGGAGCGCACCGACGATGCCTCCGCTGAACCCCAGGATTGATGCTTCGACCAGGAACTGCCTGCGAATCGCGCCCGGCGGTGCGCCAAGGGCCTTGCGGAGCCCGATTTCGCGGGTCCTCTCGGTTACGGATACGAGCATGATGTTCATGACCCCGATGCCTCCTACAAGCAGCGAAAGGGCGGCGATTCCGGCCAGCAGAACCGTCAGAGTTCGATACACCGACGTGGCTGTGCTCACCAAAGAATCCTGGGACGAGATGGTGAAGTCGGCGTTGTCCGCGTTGGTGATCGAGTGAAGGTTCAGCAGGAGGTTTGTCGCCTCTTGGTTTGCGGCCGAGATCGTGTCCGTATCGGTGGCCTTGAGATAGATCGTGTTCACGCTTTCGCGCTGGGTCCCGCCGACAATCGTGTCCGCCATCGCGGGCATCGACACGATCGCGATGTCGTCCAGATCGCTCGTAGAGTTCGATCCCTCGGCCGCGAGCACGCCAACAACGTTGAAATCGGCTCCTGCAATGGTCGCGGTCTGCCCGACCACGTAGGTCGTGCCGAACAGCTCTTCCGCCGCGGACGGGCCGAGGACGACTTCGTTGGTGGAATCGGGATCGACGAACGAGCCGATGGAGACCGTACGTGATCGCACCGTCAGCCAGTCATCCGTCACGCCCGTAACCGTGGTCGTCCAGTTGGTGTCGCCCGCGGTGACCGATTCCGACGATGTCTTTTCCGCGGCTACCGCCGCGACATCCGGAACCGCAACGCTGGAGGCCATCGCATCCGCATCCGACACCGTGAGGGTCGCCCCCGTGCCGAATCCTCCCCGCACGCCCGAACTATCGGTACTTGACCCGGGAGTGACGATGAGCAGGTTGGAGCCCAGCGAAGAAATCTGCTCGCTAACGTCCTTCTGCGTCCCCAAACCCAATCCGACGGTCAGGATGACCGCGGCGATTCCAATCAGGATTCCCAGCACGGTGAGTAGCGATCGCATGGCGTGTGACCGTATGGCGTGCCAGGCGGTCGACGTAGTTTCTGCCCAATTCATCGCGCACCCGCCTTGGAAAGGCTGAGTTCCTCGACCAGCCCATCGCGCATATGGATCTGACGCTCGGCGCGCTCCGCGACTTCCACCTCGTGGGTGATCAACACAATCGTTCTTCCTTGCTCGTGCAGGTCGTCGAACAGCGCCAACACGTCGTTGGTAGAAGTTGAATCGAGGTTTCCGGTCGGCTCGTCGGCAAGCAATAGTGCAGGCTCCCCGACCAATGCGCGGGCCACCGCGACTCGTTGCTGCTGGCCGCCGGACATCTCACCGGGCCGGTTTGCGGCCTTGTCGCCAAGGCCGACGCGCTCCAACGCGCGCAGCGCCCGCCGATGCCTTTCGGCCCGCGGCACGCCGCGATACACCAGGGGAAGCTCCACGTTGCGCTGCGCGCTCAGGGAGGGAAGGAGGTGGAACTGCTGGAACACGAAACCAATCTCCTCGTTGCGCAGCAGCGCTAAATCGGTCTCGTCCAGGTCGGCCACGACGTGCCCCGCCAACCGATACTCGCCGGCGGTGAGCACATCGAGGCATCCCAGGATGTTCATAAGCGTTGACTTGCCGGAGCCGGACGGGCCGGTGATAGCGACGTAATCGCCGCGGTTGACGGTGACGTCCACCCCGCGCATCGCTTCGAACTCGATGCTGCCGCTGCGGTAAGTCTTGCGGCCACCGACGAGTTCGATGACGGGCTGTGAGTCAGGGGGCGTGGTACCGGCCCGCGGCGATTGTGTGTTGGCCATCAGTTGCCGCCCTGACCGCCGCCGAACCCGGAAGGAGGACCCCCCTGGCCGCCGCCGCCTGAGGGCGGCGTGAAGTCACCGCCTGCGGGGAATCCACTCATTTCCCCGCTGTCGCCCGAGCCGCTTTGCGAGCTGTTGCCCGTGCCCGAGAACGGCTGATATTGCACCGTATCGCCTTCGCTCAGGCCCGAGGTGATCTCGACCATATTTCCGGACGTCTCCCCGGTTTCGACGGTGGTTGCGGTGGTCGTTGTTCCGTCGGCACCAACCAGTTCGACCGTTGAGGCACCATCACTGGTCGTGACGGCGGCGGATGGAATTGCCAGCACGTCGGTACGGCGTTCGTA
This is a stretch of genomic DNA from Rarobacter incanus. It encodes these proteins:
- a CDS encoding response regulator transcription factor: MGSTNTKTQAAAGQLVRSDGSAVRVLVVDDEPNLAELLSAALRYEGWDVAVALTGNDALKGARESRPDVVVLDVMLPDMDGLTVLRKLREIDSNMPVLFLTARDSVEDRIAGLTAGGDDYVTKPFSLEEVTARIRGLLRRSGLETAQPESRIVVGDLILNEDSHEVSRAGEEVRLTATEFELLRYLMRNEKRVVSKAQILDRVWNYDFGGHANIVELYISYLRRKIDAGRSPMIHTIRGVGYILKPAADAPTGQ
- a CDS encoding HlyD family efflux transporter periplasmic adaptor subunit, with the translated sequence MMARRKRGKLKTAVAGLAVAAVLVGGTTAYALNREPAAKYRTAAVTKGTVNQTLAVTGTVASVNRKDAAFAADGTVASIKVSVGQEVEAGDTLAKLDADELADTIKDARETLSDAKTQLATDLETQSGTSSTSSTTSASNASSSTSATITNASYTAQESKSAGTGTATAASAVYITSSSVAASSASAQTVADTSTSAETELKAAQAAYDTASAAVAAAQKDLVDAYDSISGDISDSDDDLSDVVGSAGACAAFLAVTDPSDEDAATYLATCQEAIQKAQGSLASVQEAQSTLQSLAKTLDNKVTALDDAATALAAAAKKVASEQSSSNSGDGSSSGSGSNSGSSGGSGSSGSSSGSGSKDESGSAGGAGSKGQSGSNGQSGTQAGGSTANGGMPDQSAAGTGSQSGTGGSAPSDQSGSGATQGGTSGSGDMSGSSSSAGTGGSAGSTSSTVTAATILADRAQITVARTQLAAAKQAAKSGTLTAPISGTVADISMAVDDSVTAGDTSKAVTILGPDGYLVEATVSLANAKLLAVGQTFTGTTSGVGEISGTVSSVGITNVSSGGTPQYSVVFAVDSTSTGLNEGASAALTVNIAQKADVISVPSSAITRDGTTASVQVVTNGEASVRTVTVGAVGPELTEVTDGLEVGETIVLADLTKAMTSDDDESSSSLSDLSGGSSSGSGSGSGGAMPGGMSGGMPSGMSGGPRG
- a CDS encoding ABC transporter permease is translated as MRSLLTVLGILIGIAAVILTVGLGLGTQKDVSEQISSLGSNLLIVTPGSSTDSSGVRGGFGTGATLTVSDADAMASSVAVPDVAAVAAEKTSSESVTAGDTNWTTTVTGVTDDWLTVRSRTVSIGSFVDPDSTNEVVLGPSAAEELFGTTYVVGQTATIAGADFNVVGVLAAEGSNSTSDLDDIAIVSMPAMADTIVGGTQRESVNTIYLKATDTDTISAANQEATNLLLNLHSITNADNADFTISSQDSLVSTATSVYRTLTVLLAGIAALSLLVGGIGVMNIMLVSVTERTREIGLRKALGAPPGAIRRQFLVEASILGFSGGIVGALLGIAAAKVLPALLGSSVVISPVAVVGSIGIAVAIGVIFGVYPAVRAARLAPIDALRAE
- a CDS encoding sensor histidine kinase produces the protein MARLRTGRARVYGARAPLRTQIVTLVVALLAVLSAITTTVSYFSLQSTLYKQLDTQLDMVAGRAAGVRGPRPPDSSADSQTMGGQDGAGAPQDAGAQTGSSPSSNTTADANSSQDATVPSPGDQIPNAVIGGTIVVRVTNGVVNDAGYFNPESGAYTTLTDKQIAALQKVRSDASARSVSVPELGTMRVIARTDHADSVVITAMPMTQMTTTLRDYLVVSVGASTLLVIVAGFLGAILVRRSLRPLDRMATAAQAVSKMELSRGEVDVIPRVPVHTDGATEVDHVGTALNTMLSHVETSLAARHESEMQVRQFVADASHELRTPLASIRGYAELIERSHQELSAETHRSIDRIHSEAIRMGGLVEDMLLLARLDAGRGLAHEQVDLSALAIDAITDAHAAGRDHDWVLDLPDDSAVEIPGDEARLRQVFANLLANARVHTPAGTRVTLSVAATSTGATIDVCDNGPGISPELLPRIFQRFTRADSARSRSGGSTGLGLAIVAAIVKSHGGKVDVSSGDGKTSFNVWLPGASA
- a CDS encoding ABC transporter ATP-binding protein, whose product is MANTQSPRAGTTPPDSQPVIELVGGRKTYRSGSIEFEAMRGVDVTVNRGDYVAITGPSGSGKSTLMNILGCLDVLTAGEYRLAGHVVADLDETDLALLRNEEIGFVFQQFHLLPSLSAQRNVELPLVYRGVPRAERHRRALRALERVGLGDKAANRPGEMSGGQQQRVAVARALVGEPALLLADEPTGNLDSTSTNDVLALFDDLHEQGRTIVLITHEVEVAERAERQIHMRDGLVEELSLSKAGAR